In Drosophila nasuta strain 15112-1781.00 chromosome 2R, ASM2355853v1, whole genome shotgun sequence, a single genomic region encodes these proteins:
- the LOC132786765 gene encoding probable ubiquitin carboxyl-terminal hydrolase FAF isoform X4, giving the protein MTFDTRRQGTGTGTGQATTTATAAQNSSSSITTSTAQGTGTGTVTATVTGTGTGTVTTTTTTTGGVTTANMSSSGGIDANNSNNSQEQSTDAPPTTAAVATTTTAGGCTVESAATAVSPEKLIASFPIAKLRSLTQKISNPRWVVPVLPEQELEVLLNAAIDLAKAGVDHDCEPCVEFYRNGLTTSFAKILTDEAVNSWKFNIHHCILVSCGKLLNLIAIHMQRDNPYLLDLLAIVFDPDNKFNTFNAGRQPECFAALECIWGVLDSNKMFAKPPPEPKNPRGWLVDLINRFGQLGGFDNLLERFNSGLELLKRNQNTNKTSAIVGGSSSTTTVKSITSNESGGGGSDSSGQDNRLTLALIHSLLRPFGQCYELLTPATIAKYFMPTWNVVLDLLDSFTDEELKREVKPEGRNDYINGIVKSARFLASRLTGQEELIRDLEMFRLKMILRLLQVSSFNGKMNALNEINKVLTSVAYYSHRSQPLPHCLPDDEMDWLTAERMAQWIKSSDVLGIVLKDSLHQPQYVEKLEKIIRFLIKEQALTLDDLDAVWRAQAGKHEAIVKNMHDLLAKLAWDFTPEQLDHLFEAFQASMTTANKRQRERLLELIRRLAEDDKNGVMAQKVLKLFWTLAHSQEVPPEVLDQALGAHVKILDYSCSQERDAQKTIWLDKCVGELKAGDSWVLPALRLIRDICCLYDTSPNHAPRTQTSINRQQVIERLQNDYSLVILVTNSLTAYMEKVRSLVNETPSLDAATILIDGRFPHQAQIAERLEFLKFLLKDGQLWLCADQAKQIWHCLAVNAVFAADREECFRWFGKLMGEEPDLDPGINKDFFENNILQLDPHLLTESGIKCFERFFKAVNSKEDKLKAIHRGYILDNEDLIGKDYLWRVITTGGEEIANKAIDLLKEVSTALGPRLQEHITEFHEIFIGECCARLRAHYSNIQILGKAMLEDADNQDTSNDESKDTKMRFIEAEKMCRIIKVLQEYIKECDRSFSGDRIHLPLSRVTRGKNTSLYIRFQTPGRPIDDIEIVTHSNETMAAFKRNLLKRIKGNSTSTNNIKVDLFYTNGELIEVSDEINPLYQYTIRDKMILTAKLTQVGIGLASSPDSSSDSSTGSPPRPCPDMQRVESESTLPGVIISQNYQYTEFFLKLHQLGSDLEHGRLRDSAKVLLHLLPCDRHTMRMLQLMCRVPKSTTGDGPKEEDALTSSGQSASDALNADDCTPEQMFLHPSPAQVLYNLSVLHGLLIPALDPLGESALQVQSAWMHSGCAHFVLELLTKNNFLPSADMHTKRASFQCVLRLAKLFLYIVGSVLSRVGDEPMICDYDNGARSQVDILKQNFSTTPNSAQGTLRAISAKLAEILATEMLSASHDGERCRALFSSTLQWSCPDISTIKAVVHLAWASSCGNLQALGSSNDFEDDAIIPDGQDFSVCKEALEVLTISFILNPSANEALSNDANWPKFITSIVLKNPLRHVRQVASEQLFLASTYCAGDRRPFVYMVNLLVSALKTLVPQYEATCAEFFSVLCRTLSYGCIYNWPLQIGEGLLSDEINWLRKIRENVKVTGDTQVHEELLEGHLCLAKELMFFLMADSKAQLNELIHELIDDFLFTASREYLHLRKHGSLRLDTVPPPVCRSPHTIAAACDLLIALCQHCVPNMKLLTNTLIDFVCTDTDPLREWDYLPPVGARPTKGFCGLKNAGATCYMNSVLQQLYMVPAVRVGILKAHGAATNDNEDFSGDSDMGSGGSLGPSFFAGPSTIPSLSSTSSTVASSDDGADVRKNYHVIILKHVQAIFAHLGHSALQFYVPRGLWTHFKLQGEPVNLREQQDAVEFFMSLFESLDEGLKALGYTQLMNATLGGSFSDQKICQECPHRYSKEEPFSVFSVDIRNHSSLTESLEQYVKGELLEGADAYHCDKCDKKVVTVKRLCVKKLPPVLAIQLKRFEYDYERVCAIKFNDYFEFPRILDMEPYTVSGLAKLEGEVVEVGDNCQTSVETTKYELTGIVVHSGQASGGHYFSYIVSKNPTNGKCQWYKFDDGEVTECKMHEDEEMKAQCFGGDYMGEIYDNNLKRMQYRRQKRWWNAYMLFYTRCDQNPTQFDASVEQLSLTESRNVVLPLPKPIERSVRHQNIRFLHSRSIFSVEFFNFIKKLVSCSIPSTRSDKITTAAEELSLLGVQLASQFLFHTGFRTKKTLRGPVIEWYDTLSHHIRSSSLVRKWFANHALLSPPSRLGEYILMAPSPEVRTVFVKLVVFFCHFAINDEPLVGYEGSNLCEQVLISVLRLLKSEAADYGKHLPHYFSLFSMYVGLGTREKQQLLKLNVPVQFMQVAMDDGPGPSIKYQYPEFSKLHQVVSHLVRCSDVSEKCENSNENARPLPNPFRDSNIAPDDLTPLSSECMDILFNRTGYIKKVIEDTNVGDEGLKLLQYCSWENPHFSRAVLTELLWQCGYAYCHDMRHHTDLLLNILLIEDSWQRHRIHNALNGVAEQREGLLETIQRAKTHYQKRAYQIIKCLTHLFHKSPIALQMLHTIPTISRHWSIAVEWLQDELERQRGIGCHYNSYSWSPPAQSNDNTNGYMLERSLSAKNTLSMAYELCPEVREKTTTDQEENNESDLESNDDNKQEQQQQTRAKQPPGTEATSNEQQQQQQQTQPQTEQQPDNKTVNYTGLTTIPTIGGWPSPAPTSTPTSTPVPSVTSTSMDGNGIPRLSRQLFGAYTSTGGTTTANVAPASGSGSGGGSGSGANSETESSAQETGNGGESNINGLTNSLDHMKISMEKGSRNRINRGGKLPPAAELLMPPLQQLQSQQQQQQQTKSQQLQQQQPQSHQQKHQLQLQLQPKQQQQLQQKQQQQQLQQQQQQQQQQQRGDISNSSTSRLI; this is encoded by the exons ATGACATTCGATACACGCCGACAGGGCACAGGAACTGGAACTGGCCAAGCGAcgaccacagcaacagcagcccagaacagtagcagcagcattaCAACGAGCACAGCTCAAGGCACAGGAACGGGAACTGTTACGGCAACTGTCACAGGAACGGGAACAGGAACGgtcacaactacaacaacaacaacaggtgGAGTCACAACAGCAAACATGTCGTCGAGCGGTGGCATTGATGctaacaatagcaacaacagtcaGGAGCAGTCAACGGATgcaccaccaacaacagcagcagtagcaacaacaacaacagccggTGGTTGCACTGTGGAAAGCGCCGCAACTGCTGT GTCGCCAGAGAAGCTGATAGCGTCATTTCCCATTGCTAAGCTGCGCTCGCTAACACAAAAGATATCCAATCCACGATGGGTGGTGCCCGTGTTGCCCGAACAGGAGCTGGAGGTGCTGCTAAATGCCGCCATCGATTTGGCCAAGGCTG GTGTCGATCACGACTGCGAACCGTGTGTGGAGTTCTATCGAAATGGCCTGACAACGTCCTTTGCCAAGATCCTGACGGATGAGGCAGTCAACTCGTGGAAGTTCAACATCCATCACTGCATTCTGGTTTCGTGTGGCAAGCTGTTGAACTTGATAGCGATACACATGCAACGCGATAATCCATACCTGCTCGATCTGCTCGCGATTGTGTTTGATCCGGACAATAAGTTCAACACATTTAATGCGGGACGTCAACCGGAATGCTTTGCAGCCCTCGAATGCATTTGGGGTGTGTTGGATAGCAACAAGATGTTTGCGAAACCGCCGCCGGAGCCAAAGAACCCTCGCGGTTGGCTTGTCGATCTCATTAATCGCTTTGGACAGTTGGGTGGATTTGATAATCTGCTCGAGCGTTTCAATAGCGGTCTGGAATTGTTGAAGCGCaatcaaaacacaaataaaacatCTGCCATCGTCGGTGGCTCTAGTTCCACAACAACAGTCAAAAGCATTACATCCAATGAAAGCGGCGGAGGAGGATCGGATAGTTCTGGACAGGACAATCGCTTAACGCTGGCGCTCATACACAGCCTGCTGCGGCCCTTTGGGCAATGCTATGAACTGCTGACGCCTGCCACCATTGCCAAGTACTTTATGCCCACTTGGAATGTTGTGCTGGATTTGCTAGACAGTTTCACCGACGAGGAACTGAAGCGTGAGGTGAAGCCGGAGGGTCGCAATGACTACATCAATGGCATTGTGAAGTCAGCGCGTTTTCTGGCCAGTCGTTTGACCGGTCAGGAGGAACTGATACGCGATCTGGAGATGTTTCGCCTTAAGATGATATTGCGATTGCTGCAGGTGTCTAGCTTTAATGGCAAGATGAATGCCCTTAACGAAATCAACAAGGTGCTGACATCGGTCGCTTACTACTCGCATCGCTCTCAGCCGCTGCCTCATTGCCTGCCCGACGACGAAATGGATTGGCTGACAGCAGAGCGCATGGCCCAGTGGATTAAATCATCCGATGTGTTGGGCATTGTACTCAAGGACTCGCTGCATCAGCCACAATATGTGGAGAAGTTGGAGAAGATCATTCGCTTTCTGATAAAAGAGCAGGCACTAACGCTCGACGATCTTGACGCTGTGTGGCGTGCTCAGGCGGGCAAACACGAAGCGATTGTGAAGAATATGCACGATTTGCTGGCCAAGCTGGCTTGGGACTTTACACCCGAACAGCTGGATCATCTCTTCGAAGCGTTTCAG gCGAGCATGACGACCGCTAATAAGCGTCAACGGGAGCGTCTGCTGGAGCTAATACGGCGCCTGGCCGAGGACGATAAGAACGGCGTGATGGCACAAAAGGTGCTGAAGCTGTTCTGGACCTTGGCGCATAGTCAAGAGGTGCCGCCAGAGGTGCTCGACCAAGCGCTTGGCGCGCACGTGAAGATTCTCGACTATAGCTGCTCGCAGGAGCGTGATGCGCAGAAAACTATTTGGTTGGATAAGTGCGTCGGTGAACTTAAAGCTGGCGATTCGTGGGTGCTGCCCGCTTTGCGTCTAATTAGAGATATCTGTTGCTTATATGATACGTCGCCCAATCATGCGCCACGCACGCAGACCAGCATCAATCGACAGCAAGTGATTGAACGTCTGCAGAACGACTATTCGCTGGTCATTTTGGTGACTAATAGTTTGACTGCGTACATGGAGAAGGTGCGTTCGTTGGTGAATGAAACGCCCAGTTTGGATGCAGCGACCATTTTGATAGATGGTCGTTTTCCACATCAAGCACAGATTGCCGAACGTCTGGAATTTCTCAAGTTTCTGCTGAAGGACGGTCAGCTTTGGCTGTGTGCTGATCAG GCGAAGCAAATCTGGCATTGTCTGGCTGTGAACGCCGTCTTTGCGGCAGATCGCGAGGAATGTTTCCGCTGGTTCGGTAAACTAATGGGCGAAGAACCGGATCTTGATCCGGGCATCAACAAGGACTTCTTCGAGAACAACATATTGCAGTTGGATCCGCATCTGCTCACCGAGAGCGGCATCAAGTGCTTTGAGCGCTTCTTCAAGGCCGTCAACTCTAAGGAGGATAAACTAAAGGCCATCCATCGTGGCTATATACTCGACAATGAGGATCTCATTGGTAAGGATTATTTGTGGCGAGTGATTACCACGGGTGGCGAAGAGATTGCCAACAAGGCCATCGATCTGCTGAAGGAGGTTTCAACGGCATTGGGACCTCGACTGCAAGAGCACATCACAGAGTTCCACGAGATCTTTATTGGCGAATGCTGCGCTCGGCTGCGTGCTCACTACAGCAACATACAGATATTGGGCAAAGCAATGCTGGAGGATGCCGATAATCAGGATACGAGCAACGACGAGTCGAAGGACACGAAGATGCGCTTCATTGAGGCGGAGAAGATGTGCCGCATCATCAAGGTGTTGCAGGAGTACATCAAAGAGTGCGATCGTTCGTTTAGCGGAGATCGCATCCATTTGCCACTCAGCCGCGTCACGCGTGGCAAGAATACTAGTCTCTATATACGTTTCCAAACACCCGGACGACCCATTGACGATATTGAAATTGTGACGCACAGCAACGAAACAATGGCGGCCTTCAAACGCAACCTGTTGAAGCGCATCAAGGGCAACTCCACGTccaccaacaacatcaaagTGGATCTCTTCTATACGAATGGCGAGCTGATCGAAGTGTCCGATGAAATCAATCCACTGTATCAGTACACCATACGTGACAAAATGATATTGACAGCGAAGCTGACACAGGTGGGCATTGGCTTGGCCAGTAGTCCCGACTCCTCCAGCGATTCCAGCACCGGTTCGCCACCCAGACCCTGTCCAGATATGCAACGCGTCGAGTCGGAGAGCACGCTGCCCGGCGTGATTATATCGCAGAACTATCAGTACACCGAGTTCTTCTTGAAGCTGCATCAGTTGGGTAGCGATCTGGAGCATGGACGACTGCGCGATAGTGCTAAAGTGTTGCTGCATCTGCTGCCCTGCGATCGCCACACAATGCGCATGCTGCAGTTGATGTGCCGTGTGCCCAAATCCACAACCGGCGATGGACCCAAAGAGGAGGATGCATTGACTAGCAGTGGACAAAGCGCAAGCGATGCG CTAAATGCCGATGATTGCACTCCGGAGCAAATGTTTCTGCATCCTTCGCCTGCTCAGGTGTTGTACAATCTGAGTGTGCTTCATGGACTGCTGATTCCCGCCCTGGATCCACTGGGCGAATCGGCGCTGCAAGTGCAATCGGCCTGGATGCACTCGGGCTGCGCACATTTTGTGCTGGAACTGCTGACGAAGAACAACTTTTTGCCCAGCGCCGATATGCACACGAAGCGCGCCTCGTTCCAATGCGTGCTGCGGCTGGCGAAGCTGTTTCTGTACATTGTGGGCAGCGTGTTGTCGCGAGTGGGCGATGAGCCCATGATCTGTGACTACGACAATGGTGCACGCTCCCAGGTGGACATACTTAAGCAGAACTTTTCGACAACGCCGAACAGTGCGCAGGGCACGTTGCGTGCCATTTCGGCCAAACTAGCCGAAATATTGGCCACTGAGATGCTCTCTGCTAGCCACGATGGTGAGCGATGTCGTGCGCTCTTCAGCTCCACGCTGCAATGGTCGTGTCCAGACATTAGCACTATTAAGGCTGTCGTACATCTGGCCTGGGCCTCATCATGTGGCAATCTGCAGGCACTGGGCAGCAGCAATGACTTCGAGGATGATGCCATCATACCGGATGGCCAGGACTTCAGTGTGTGCAAGGAGGCACTCGAGGTGTTGACGATCTCGTTTATACTCAATCCCAGCGCCAACGAGGCACTGAGCAATGATGCCAATTGGCCCAAATTTATTACCTCAATTGTGCTGAAGAATCCGCTGCGCCATGTGCGTCAAGTGGCATCTGAGCAGCTGTTCCTGGCCTCTACCTATTGTGCCGGCGATCGACGTCCCTTTGTCTACATGGTCAATCTGCTTGTGAGTGCACTGAAAACTCTGGTGCCCCAATACGAAGCAACTTGTGCGGAATTCTTCTCGGTGCTTTGTCGCACGCTCTCGTATGGCTGCATCTACAATTGGCCACTGCAGATTGGCGAGGGACTGCTAAGCGATGAGATCAATTGGCTGCGCAAGATACGCGAGAACGTCAAGGTAACTGGCGATACGCAGGTGCATGAGGAACTACTGGAGGGTCATCTATGTTTGGCCAAGGAGCTGATGTTCTTCCTCATGGCGGACTCGAAGGCGCAGCTCAATGAACTGATCCATGAGCTGATCGATGACTTTTTGTTTACGGCATCGCGAGAGTATCTGCATTTACGCAAGCACGGCAGCCTGCGCTTGGACACGGTGCCGCCGCCAGTGTGCCGCAGTCCCCATACAATTGCTGCCGCTTGTGATCTCCTTATTGCTTTGTGCCAGCACTGTGTTCCTAATATGAAGCTACTCACCAATACACTCATCGATTTCGTCTGCACGG ATACCGATCCGTTGCGCGAATGGGATTATCTGCCGCCGGTGGGCGCCAGGCCAACCAAAGGTTTCTGTGGCTTGAAAAATGCTGGTGCCACCTGCTACATGAACTCGGTGCTGCAACAGCTTTACATGGTGCCAGCCGTGCGCGTGGGCATTCTAAAGGCACATGGCGCAGCCACAAATGATAACGAGGACTTTAGCGGCGACTCGGACATGGGCAGCGGTGGCAGCCTTGGTCCATCGTTCTTTGCCGGACCCTCAACAATACCCTCACTCTCGTCAACATCTTCGACGGTAGCATCGTCTGATGATGGTGCGGATGTGCGTAAGAACTATCACGTCATCATATTGAAGCATGTGCAGGCCATATTTGCTCATCTGGGCCACAGTGCACTGCAGTTTTATGTGCCACGAGGCCTCTGGACGCACTTCAA ATTGCAAGGGGAACCGGTGAATCTGCGTGAGCAACAGGATGCCGTCGAGTTCTTTATGTCGCTGTTCGAGAGCTTAGACGAGGGACTGAAGGCACTCGGCTACACTCAGCTGATGAATGCAACGTTGGGCGGCTCGTTTAGCGATCAAAAGATATGCCAAGAGTGCCCACATCGCTACTCCAAAGAGGAACCATTTAGCGTATTTAGTGTTGATATTAGGAATCATAGCTCATTAACCGAATCTCTGGAGCAGTATGTCAAAGGAGAGCTGCTCGAGGGAGCTGATGCATACCATTGTGATAAATGTGATAAAAAA GTAGTTACCGTTAAGCGGCTATGTGTCAAGAAGCTGCCGCCCGTGTTAGCCATACAATTGAAGCGCTTTGAATACGACTACGAGCGCGTCTGTGCGATTAAgtttaatgattattttgaatttcctCGTATCCTGGATATGGAGCCCTACACAG tttcTGGCCTAGCTAAGCTAGAGGGTGAAGTTGTGGAAGTAGGTGATAATTGTCAAACAAGTGttgaaacaacaaaatatgaactGACCGGCATTGTGGTGCACAGCGGACAGGCATCCGGTGGCCACTACTTCAGCTACATAGTATCCAA AAATCCAACGAATGGCAAATGCCAGTGGTATAAGTTCGATGACGGCGAAGTAACTGAATGCAAAATGCACGAAGATGAGGAAATGAAGGCGCAATGCTTTGGCGGTGATTACATGGGCGAAATCTATGACAACAATCTGAAACGCATGCAGTATCGTCGCCAAAAGCGTTGGTGGAATGCCTACATGTTGTTCTACACGCGTTGTGATCAAAATCCCACACAGTTTGATGCCAGCGTTGAGCAATTGTCACTCACAGAAAGCCGAAATGTTGTGCTGCCACTACCAAAGCCAATTGAACGAAGTGTTAG aCATCAAAATATACGCTTTTTGCACTCGCGTAGCATTTTCTCAGTCGAGTTCTTCAATTTTATCAAGAAGCTGGTCAGCTGCAGTATTCCATCGACACGCAGTGATAAGATT ACAACCGCCGCTGAGGAGCTTTCGCTGTTGGGCGTGCAGTTGGCATCACAATTTCTGTTCCACACCGGATTTCGCACAAAGAAAACCTTGCGGGGTCCCGTCATCGAGTG GTACGACACGCTCTCACATCACATACGTTCCTCGTCGCTGGTACGCAAATGGTTTGCGAATCATGCACTGCTCTCGCCACCATCGCGCCTGGGTGAATATATACTGATGGCACCGTCACCAGAGGTGCGCACCGTGTTCGTCAAACTGGTTGTGTTCTTTTGTCACTTTGCCATCAACGATGAGCCGCTTGTCGGCTACGAGGGCAGCAATCTCTGCGAGCAGGTACTCATCAGCGTGCTGCGCCTGCTCAAATCCGAGGCTGCCGACTATGGCAAGCATTTACCGCACTATTTCAGTCTATTCAGCATGTACGTAGGCCTGGGCACCCGGGAAAAACAACAGCTATTAAAG ctGAATGTGCCAGTGCAGTTTATGCAGGTGGCCATGGATGATGGGCCTGGGCCATCGATTAAGTATCAGTATCCGGAGTTCAGCAAGTTGCATCAAGTGGTGTCGCATTTGGTGCGCTGCAGCGATGTGAGCGAAAAGTGCGAGAACTCCAATGAAAATGCACGTCCATTGCCCAATCCATTTAGGGACTCGAACATCGCCCCAGACGACCTGACACCGCTTTCCAGCGAGTGCATGGACATTCTTTTCAACCGGACTGG CTATATTAAAAAGGTCATCGAGGATACGAACGTGGGCGATGAAGGGCTAAAACTGTTGCAGTATTGCAGTTGGGAGAATCCACACTTTTCGCGTGCGGTGCTTACAGAATTGCTGTGGCAATGCGGCTACGCCTACTGCCATGACATGCGCCATCATACCGATCTGTTGCTGAACATATTGCTGATTGAGGACTCGTGGCAACGTCATCGCATTCACAATGCACTTAACGGTGTCGCGGAGCAGCGTGAGGGATTGCTGGAGACGATACAGCGTGCCAAGACGCATTATCAGAAGCGCGCCTATCAGATAATCAAATGCTTGACGCATCTGTTCCACAAATCTCCGATCGCCCTGCAAATGCTGCACACCATTCCAACAATCAGTCGCCACTGGAGCATTGCGGTTGAATGGCTGCAGGATGAGCTGGAACGTCAACGTGGAATTGGCTGTCATTACAACTCGTACTCATGGTCCCCGCCGGCACAGAGCAATGATAACACCAACGGTTATATGCTCGAGCGTTCACTGTCCGCAAAGAACACTTTGTCCATGGCTTATGAACTGTGTCCGGAGGTGAGAGAGAAGACTACGACG GACCAGGAGGAAAATAATGAATCCGATTTGGAGTCTAACGATGACAAcaagcaagagcagcagcagcagacacgAGCAAAGCAGCCACCAGGCACAGAGGCTACGAGCaatgagcagcaacagcagcagcagcagactcAACCGCAAACAGAACAGCAGCCAGATAACAAAACTGTTAACTATACGGGCTTGACAACAATACCAACAATTGGCGGTTGGCCGAGTCCAGCTCCGACCTCGACACCCACATCGACCCCTGTGCCATCTGTGACGTCGACCTCCATGGATGGCAATGGCATCCCACGTTTGTCACGTCAGTTGTTTGGTGCTTACACCTCAACCGGAGGCACTACGACTGCAAATGTGGCTCCGGCGAGTGGCAGCGGCAGTGGTGGGGGAAGCGGCAGCGGTGCAAACAGTGAGACGGAAAGTAGCGCTCAGGAAACTGGCAATGGCGGAGAATCCAACATAAACGGACTCACTAATAGTTTGGATCACATGAAAATTTCAATGGAAAAG GGCAGCCGCAATCGTATCAACCGAGGAGGTAAATTGCCACCGGCAGCGGAGCTGCTAATGCCGCCACTGCAACAACTacagtcacaacaacaacaacaacagcaaacgaaatcgcaacaactacaacaacaacaaccacagtcACATCAACAGAAACATCAACTACAGCTTCAGCTACAAcctaaacagcaacaacaactccagcagaagcagcaacaacaacaactacaacagcaacaacaacaacaacagcaacaacaacgtggtGATATTAGCAACAGTTCCACCAGCCGCTTAATTTGA